One window from the genome of Thermaerobacter marianensis DSM 12885 encodes:
- a CDS encoding DUF420 domain-containing protein, which yields MTIDPVFLMAGTNALINTISAVVLYRAVARIRAGDIPGHRRLMLAATGLQALFLVIYLTKAALFGVTPFVGDPAIRAAYLVILAAHTLAATVTAPLVLVALVLGLRGRYGRHRRVARWAYPIWFFTSVTGPLTFLLLYGFGRPGYGVQALAAWLAARVAAGGPA from the coding sequence ATGACCATCGACCCGGTCTTCCTCATGGCCGGCACCAATGCCCTGATCAATACCATCAGCGCGGTGGTTCTCTACCGGGCGGTGGCGCGCATCCGCGCCGGCGACATCCCCGGCCACCGGCGGCTGATGCTTGCCGCCACCGGGCTGCAGGCTCTGTTCCTCGTGATCTATCTGACGAAAGCGGCCCTGTTCGGCGTCACCCCCTTTGTGGGGGATCCCGCGATCCGCGCCGCCTACCTGGTGATCCTGGCTGCCCACACCCTGGCGGCCACGGTGACGGCCCCGCTGGTGCTGGTGGCCCTGGTGCTGGGCCTGCGGGGGCGGTACGGCCGCCACCGGCGGGTGGCCCGCTGGGCGTATCCGATCTGGTTCTTCACCTCGGTGACGGGGCCGCTGACCTTTCTCCTGCTCTACGGCTTTGGCCGCCCGGGTTACGGTGTCCAGGCCCTGGCAGCGTGGCTCGCCGCCCGGGTCGCTGCGGGCGGGCCGGCATGA
- a CDS encoding LytR/AlgR family response regulator transcription factor: MTLPAEHQEAQEERDGTGPQPRGPEGRDGADAGAGRGGTGAPSEPAGHGARRAAVADWEWDAGADPAQGRPVRVLIVDDEYPARAELRFRLSREPGVEITGEAATAREALRLIDALEYDVVFLDIAMPGLSGLELAERLRQRPGAPYVIFTTAYDEYAVKAFETRALDYLLKPYSDERLREALSRVRERLAAAAGSGAGQPFNGGGRNGAGGRHGDGGAGAAGGAAAGGLPAAAAAGSTGVSGVMSGTNPASGGAVPGGPPAPAGASGAGAAETGGSGAGGGGTGTPGAGRSRTRPRWVMGVRDEAAVPIPVEEVVYAEAENDQVFVYTATHRFPTRYTLRELEDLLPPDRFFRCHRGYIVNLRKVREISPFFNGTYNLTVVHAGQPVTIPVARSRVPELKRHFWPETG; encoded by the coding sequence ATGACGCTGCCCGCCGAGCATCAAGAGGCCCAGGAAGAGCGGGACGGCACCGGACCGCAGCCCCGCGGCCCGGAAGGGCGGGACGGGGCGGATGCGGGGGCGGGGCGGGGTGGTACCGGCGCCCCATCCGAACCCGCCGGCCACGGGGCGCGACGGGCCGCGGTGGCCGACTGGGAGTGGGACGCCGGAGCTGATCCCGCCCAGGGCCGCCCCGTGCGCGTGCTCATCGTGGACGACGAGTACCCCGCCCGGGCCGAGCTGCGCTTTCGCCTGAGCCGGGAGCCCGGGGTCGAGATCACCGGTGAGGCGGCCACGGCCCGGGAGGCCCTGCGGCTCATCGACGCCCTCGAGTACGACGTGGTGTTCCTCGACATCGCCATGCCGGGGCTGTCGGGGCTGGAACTGGCGGAGCGGCTCCGGCAGCGACCTGGCGCCCCGTACGTGATCTTCACCACCGCCTACGACGAGTACGCGGTCAAGGCCTTCGAGACCCGGGCTCTCGACTACCTGCTCAAGCCTTACAGCGACGAGCGCCTGCGGGAGGCCCTCAGCCGGGTCCGGGAGCGCCTGGCGGCGGCGGCCGGTTCCGGCGCCGGGCAGCCCTTCAACGGTGGCGGCCGCAACGGTGCCGGCGGGCGCCACGGCGACGGCGGGGCCGGGGCGGCAGGTGGTGCGGCCGCCGGGGGCCTGCCCGCGGCGGCCGCGGCGGGATCCACCGGGGTCTCCGGCGTCATGTCCGGGACGAACCCGGCCAGCGGGGGGGCGGTCCCGGGGGGGCCCCCTGCCCCGGCCGGCGCCTCGGGAGCCGGCGCCGCCGAGACCGGTGGCTCGGGGGCCGGTGGGGGCGGGACCGGGACCCCGGGCGCAGGCCGGAGCCGTACCCGCCCCCGCTGGGTCATGGGCGTCCGGGACGAGGCGGCGGTCCCCATCCCGGTGGAAGAGGTGGTCTACGCCGAGGCGGAGAACGACCAGGTCTTCGTCTACACGGCGACCCACCGCTTCCCCACCCGCTACACGCTGCGGGAGCTGGAAGACCTCTTGCCGCCCGACCGGTTCTTCCGCTGCCACCGCGGCTACATCGTGAACCTGCGCAAGGTGCGGGAGATCAGCCCGTTCTTCAACGGCACCTACAACCTCACGGTGGTGCACGCCGGCCAGCCGGTCACCATCCCCGTGGCCCGCAGCCGGGTGCCGGAGCTCAAGCGGCACTTCTGGCCCGAGACGGGGTAG
- a CDS encoding histidine kinase — MTAEWTFLDHTFRIGEETLPYVRQGLNEETAQKICEIIRDIAEVDAVAVTDRQTILGYAGLGCPFMVRHQPILTRATRNVLATGRLRLVTSKADFECPIAGCPCPLQAAVIAPLKVRDQVVGTLKLYRTDRSDIPGLVHRLGAGIAQLLSLQMELAEAERLRELAARARLEALQAQIRPHFLFNTLNTVLMFSRTDPDRARDLLVKLAVFLRRALTVRDEFIRLEDELEYVQMYLEIEQARFGENLRFRVRIDPRAFGCLVPVLTIQPLVENAVVHGLAPREGGGRLTVAARVRGGHLHVVVADSGVGIPPELRQEIFRPGVGKGMGLGLSNVNQRLVGLYGEAYGLRVRSRPGRGTLVRLVVPVRRQAGGAAAGLAAAAGGGNPSPAVGGAPASPAPGP; from the coding sequence GTGACGGCCGAGTGGACCTTCCTCGACCACACCTTCCGCATCGGCGAGGAGACGCTGCCCTACGTGCGGCAGGGGCTGAACGAGGAGACGGCCCAAAAGATCTGCGAGATCATCCGCGACATCGCCGAGGTGGACGCCGTAGCCGTCACGGACCGGCAGACCATCCTGGGCTACGCCGGCCTGGGTTGCCCCTTCATGGTCCGCCACCAGCCCATCCTCACCCGGGCCACGCGCAACGTGCTGGCCACGGGCCGGCTGCGGCTGGTGACCTCCAAGGCGGACTTCGAGTGCCCCATCGCCGGTTGCCCGTGCCCGCTGCAAGCGGCGGTCATCGCGCCCCTCAAGGTGCGGGACCAGGTGGTGGGGACCCTGAAGCTGTACCGCACCGACCGCAGCGACATCCCGGGCCTGGTGCACCGGCTGGGGGCGGGCATTGCCCAGCTGCTCAGCCTGCAGATGGAGCTGGCCGAAGCCGAGCGGCTGCGGGAGCTGGCGGCCCGGGCGCGGCTGGAGGCCCTGCAGGCCCAGATCCGGCCCCACTTCCTCTTCAACACCCTGAACACGGTGCTGATGTTCAGCCGCACCGACCCCGACCGGGCGCGGGACCTGCTGGTCAAGCTGGCGGTGTTCCTCCGGCGGGCCCTGACGGTGCGGGACGAGTTCATCCGCCTGGAGGACGAGCTGGAGTACGTGCAGATGTACCTGGAGATCGAGCAGGCCCGCTTCGGGGAGAACCTGCGCTTCCGGGTGCGCATCGATCCCCGGGCCTTCGGCTGCCTGGTGCCCGTGCTCACCATCCAGCCCCTGGTGGAGAACGCGGTGGTCCACGGGCTGGCGCCCCGGGAGGGCGGCGGCCGGCTGACGGTGGCGGCCCGGGTGCGGGGCGGCCACCTGCACGTGGTGGTGGCGGACTCGGGGGTGGGCATCCCCCCCGAGCTGAGGCAGGAGATCTTCCGGCCGGGGGTCGGCAAGGGGATGGGGCTCGGCCTTTCCAACGTGAACCAGCGGCTGGTGGGACTGTACGGGGAGGCGTACGGGCTGCGGGTGCGGAGCCGCCCGGGGCGGGGGACCCTGGTGCGGCTGGTGGTGCCGGTGAGGCGCCAGGCCGGCGGCGCGGCCGCCGGCCTGGCGGCGGCCGCAGGCGGGGGCAACCCGTCGCCGGCCGTGGGCGGCGCACCGGCCTCACCGGCCCCCGGTCCTTGA
- the ilvE gene encoding branched-chain-amino-acid transaminase — protein MLVYVNGRFVPKEEATVSVFDHGYLYGDGVFEGIRAYNGRVFKLDEHVTRLYESARAILLEIPMPPEEMAAAIVETCRRNNLSEAYIRVVVSRGPGDLGIDPRKCPEPTVVIIADRLALYPAELYEQGMRVMTVATRRTSPAALNPRVKSLNYLNNILARLEANLAGFAEVIMLNDEGYVAECTGDNIFIVRHGRLLTPPPHLGILQGITRDTVMELARRRGIPVEEAVFTRHDVYVAEECFITGTAAEVCPVVEVDGRKLGDGRPGPITRQLMADFREYARTHGTPIWDEPATQAAAGV, from the coding sequence ATGCTGGTGTACGTGAACGGTCGCTTCGTCCCCAAGGAGGAAGCGACCGTGTCCGTCTTCGACCACGGCTATCTGTACGGCGACGGCGTGTTCGAGGGCATCCGGGCGTACAACGGCCGGGTCTTCAAGCTGGACGAGCACGTGACCCGGCTTTACGAATCGGCCCGCGCCATCCTGCTGGAGATCCCCATGCCCCCCGAAGAGATGGCCGCCGCCATCGTGGAGACCTGCCGGCGCAACAACCTGTCCGAAGCCTACATCCGCGTCGTGGTCTCCCGGGGCCCCGGGGACCTGGGCATCGACCCGCGCAAGTGCCCGGAGCCCACGGTGGTCATCATCGCCGACCGCCTGGCCTTGTACCCCGCCGAGCTGTACGAGCAGGGCATGCGGGTGATGACCGTCGCGACCCGCCGCACCTCGCCGGCCGCCCTGAACCCGCGGGTCAAGTCCCTGAACTACCTGAACAACATCCTGGCGCGCCTGGAGGCCAATCTGGCCGGGTTCGCCGAGGTGATCATGCTCAACGACGAGGGGTACGTGGCGGAGTGCACGGGCGACAACATCTTTATCGTCCGCCACGGGCGGCTGCTGACGCCGCCGCCGCATCTGGGCATCCTCCAGGGCATCACCCGGGACACGGTGATGGAGCTGGCCCGGCGCCGGGGCATCCCGGTGGAAGAGGCCGTCTTCACCCGGCACGACGTCTACGTGGCCGAGGAGTGCTTCATCACCGGCACCGCCGCCGAGGTGTGCCCGGTGGTGGAGGTCGACGGGCGCAAGCTGGGCGACGGGCGTCCCGGCCCCATCACCCGCCAGCTCATGGCCGACTTCCGCGAGTACGCCCGGACCCACGGCACCCCCATCTGGGATGAACCGGCCACCCAGGCGGCGGCCGGGGTCTAG
- a CDS encoding magnesium transporter CorA family protein — protein sequence MILVWEWSERGLVEVEVPAGAAGPEPAGTAAASEGARADRHSGWDDSPRPVPGHAAPAGSAPKDRHEPAGAAPPDREGQEPGPDPSGRVGDPKVLWFDVRAPEPRDWDLMRRRRALAPFLWSRLEAGTAPYGVEAAGGTLVFQVLLPTGRPCLVMLAPGEVTTVCDAAGDEWARLRERLATGAASVPRTAPWLLYFLLEDVLHNYGDHVQRLEDRLEPVEARFLRDEPGSGPGGTVAGTGPGPRSGAEPAAAGPGVKSVAGGRSRPRFRRPRSPRPARSGAGSAREADGVALLSTLHRRAGQLHRRLNSLSEVLDRLLETSYNGQGEGLGGRQLRPYLRALRDHADRLSGRLENARELVVTLMNLRLALAAERTNRLILRLTVLSTIFLPLTFLTGIYGMNFKYMPELDLPWAYPALLAFMLVLGVGLWWFLKREYEG from the coding sequence TTGATCCTTGTATGGGAGTGGTCGGAACGGGGCCTGGTCGAGGTCGAGGTGCCGGCCGGCGCCGCCGGGCCGGAACCGGCCGGCACCGCCGCCGCAAGCGAAGGAGCCCGCGCTGACCGCCATTCCGGATGGGATGATTCGCCGCGCCCCGTCCCGGGTCATGCCGCCCCGGCAGGTTCCGCCCCCAAGGACCGGCACGAACCGGCAGGTGCTGCGCCACCGGACCGGGAGGGCCAGGAACCCGGCCCGGACCCGTCGGGCCGGGTCGGTGATCCCAAGGTGCTCTGGTTCGACGTGCGGGCCCCGGAACCCCGGGACTGGGACCTGATGCGGCGGCGCCGGGCGCTGGCGCCCTTCCTCTGGAGCCGGCTGGAGGCGGGCACGGCACCCTACGGCGTGGAAGCCGCCGGCGGGACCCTGGTCTTTCAGGTGCTGCTGCCCACGGGGAGGCCGTGCCTGGTCATGCTGGCCCCGGGCGAGGTGACCACCGTTTGCGACGCTGCGGGGGACGAGTGGGCGCGGCTGCGGGAACGCCTGGCCACGGGGGCCGCCTCCGTCCCCCGCACGGCGCCCTGGCTGCTGTACTTCCTGCTCGAGGACGTCCTTCACAACTACGGCGACCACGTCCAGCGCCTGGAAGACCGGCTCGAACCCGTGGAAGCCCGCTTCCTGCGGGACGAACCCGGCTCCGGTCCGGGCGGTACCGTAGCCGGTACCGGCCCGGGCCCGCGTTCAGGTGCCGAGCCTGCCGCGGCCGGCCCGGGGGTCAAGTCCGTAGCGGGGGGGCGCAGCCGGCCGCGCTTCCGCAGGCCCCGCTCCCCGCGGCCGGCTCGGTCCGGGGCGGGATCCGCCCGGGAAGCCGACGGCGTGGCCTTGCTCAGCACGCTCCACCGGCGGGCGGGCCAGCTGCACCGGCGGCTCAACAGCCTGAGCGAGGTCCTGGACCGGCTGCTGGAGACCAGCTACAACGGCCAGGGCGAGGGCCTGGGCGGCCGCCAGCTGCGCCCGTACCTGCGAGCCCTGCGGGATCACGCCGACCGGCTCAGCGGCCGGCTGGAAAACGCCCGGGAGCTGGTGGTCACACTGATGAACCTGCGGCTGGCCCTGGCGGCCGAGCGAACCAACCGGCTGATCCTGCGCCTGACGGTGCTCTCGACCATCTTCCTGCCCCTGACCTTCCTGACGGGCATCTACGGCATGAACTTCAAGTACATGCCCGAGCTGGACCTACCCTGGGCGTACCCTGCCTTGCTGGCCTTCATGCTGGTGCTGGGCGTGGGCCTGTGGTGGTTCCTGAAGCGGGAGTATGAGGGGTAG
- a CDS encoding EthD family reductase, with the protein MVKLVALYQHPDDLEAFDRHYREVHLPLARRMPGLRRVEVARVTGSPGGSSPYYLMAEMYFDDDASLQAALQSAEGRAAGKDLMGFAGKIVSLHIAEVVQPD; encoded by the coding sequence GTGGTGAAGCTGGTGGCGCTGTACCAGCATCCCGACGACCTGGAGGCCTTCGACCGGCACTACCGGGAGGTTCACCTGCCCCTTGCCCGGCGCATGCCGGGGCTGCGCCGGGTGGAGGTGGCCCGGGTGACCGGCTCGCCCGGCGGCTCGTCGCCTTACTACCTGATGGCCGAGATGTACTTCGACGACGACGCCAGCCTGCAGGCGGCCCTGCAGTCGGCCGAGGGGCGGGCCGCGGGCAAGGACCTCATGGGCTTTGCCGGCAAGATCGTCAGCCTTCATATCGCTGAGGTGGTTCAGCCAGACTAA
- a CDS encoding ATP-binding protein — protein MDGIPEGAVTVVDDTELLRVLRSFNPWWTTGKVPEHLVPPVRRSVYYALASRLSQRQWRRAFILEGPRRVGKTTLLYQLAADILARGTLHPRRILYVSFDHPIAKLARLDQVARLFADVAGLSEAEPTESPAALWLLDEIQYTADWAAWLKWLVDQHPHFRIVATGSATVQLQVEGADPGVGRWAPVPVPPLSFFEYAALRDLPLPRLDGMPRDFLWVRPPDRQAIVQLVEACRVLEPHFHRYLLLGGFPEIALLDDPGALDLLRIDVVDRVLKRDMVALFNVRNILQLERLFVYLCLHTGEIVNRETLARELGVTGPTVDNYLAAMQSAHLIHLLPNVDLGGKKLLRTRPKVYLAHPSLRSAVLMQGEDALMDTTTLGHLVETAVVTATLHFAREAAPWAGYWRDPASGREVDLVLTLPQAAAVMEVKYQPDPVIRPGEGIAVYRRGDPSVGRWQITRRAEDAGPDPDLGLVRLPAFAYLYLLGWLLHHAA, from the coding sequence ATGGACGGCATCCCGGAGGGAGCCGTCACCGTGGTCGACGACACGGAACTGCTGCGCGTGCTGCGCTCCTTCAACCCATGGTGGACGACAGGTAAGGTGCCCGAGCACCTGGTGCCGCCGGTGCGCCGCTCCGTCTACTATGCCCTTGCTTCCCGCCTGAGCCAGCGGCAATGGCGGCGCGCCTTCATTCTCGAAGGGCCGCGGCGGGTCGGCAAGACAACCTTGCTCTACCAGTTGGCGGCCGACATCCTGGCACGAGGCACGCTCCACCCCCGGCGCATCTTGTACGTCTCCTTCGATCACCCGATCGCCAAGCTAGCCCGCCTCGACCAGGTGGCACGCCTCTTCGCAGACGTCGCCGGCCTGTCCGAGGCCGAGCCCACTGAATCCCCCGCAGCGCTCTGGTTGCTGGACGAGATCCAGTACACGGCAGACTGGGCGGCCTGGCTCAAGTGGCTGGTGGATCAGCATCCCCACTTCCGCATCGTGGCCACCGGTTCCGCTACGGTCCAACTGCAGGTGGAGGGCGCCGACCCGGGTGTGGGTCGCTGGGCCCCGGTTCCCGTGCCGCCCCTGTCGTTCTTCGAGTATGCGGCCCTGCGCGACCTACCCCTCCCACGCCTCGACGGTATGCCACGGGATTTCCTGTGGGTGCGCCCACCGGACCGGCAGGCCATCGTCCAGCTCGTTGAGGCTTGCCGCGTGCTCGAGCCCCACTTCCACCGGTACCTGCTACTGGGGGGTTTCCCGGAGATCGCGCTCCTCGACGATCCGGGAGCCCTGGACCTGCTCCGCATCGATGTCGTCGACCGGGTCTTGAAGCGAGACATGGTCGCCCTGTTCAACGTGCGCAACATCCTGCAACTCGAGCGACTGTTCGTCTACCTCTGCTTGCACACGGGCGAAATCGTCAATCGAGAGACCCTTGCCCGGGAGCTGGGCGTCACGGGGCCCACCGTGGACAACTACCTGGCGGCCATGCAATCGGCGCACCTGATCCACCTGCTCCCCAACGTGGATCTCGGCGGGAAGAAGCTCCTGCGTACCCGGCCGAAGGTCTACCTGGCGCACCCCTCGCTGCGGAGCGCGGTCCTCATGCAGGGGGAGGACGCGCTGATGGATACCACCACCCTGGGGCACCTGGTGGAAACGGCGGTGGTCACCGCCACCCTCCACTTCGCCCGTGAAGCCGCGCCCTGGGCGGGATACTGGCGGGATCCGGCGTCAGGCCGGGAGGTGGACCTGGTCCTCACCCTGCCACAAGCCGCGGCGGTGATGGAGGTGAAGTACCAGCCGGACCCGGTCATCCGCCCGGGCGAGGGAATCGCCGTCTACCGGCGTGGCGACCCGTCCGTGGGGCGGTGGCAGATCACGCGCCGGGCAGAGGACGCCGGGCCCGATCCGGACCTTGGCCTCGTCCGTCTGCCGGCCTTCGCGTACCTGTACCTCCTGGGGTGGCTGCTCCACCACGCCGCGTGA
- the bshB1 gene encoding bacillithiol biosynthesis deacetylase BshB1, with translation MNGAMNLDSGRPHRGEPDPAAPASGGPGPVGGTGSASPPAENRPAAGEAAPAAGGEEPAVAAEPQPVDVLVIGAHPDDAEIGMGGTLVKLHRLGYRIGVIDLTRGELGSKGTPERRAQEAAAAARVYGARFRLNLNLGDNRVEDSPALGRKVAALIRRCRPRLVFTHHGDDRHPDHRGASSLVRRAVFQAALRNLDLGEPYHLVDALLFFPVNEWVEPRFVVDVTETFAGKLEAMRAFASQFVEPTAPIDHKYFGVEDYLEAAVVRARHYGLRIGVRYGEAFVADAVPVADPVAAFRR, from the coding sequence GTGAACGGTGCCATGAACCTCGATTCCGGCCGGCCCCACCGGGGGGAACCGGACCCCGCTGCGCCGGCGTCCGGCGGGCCCGGGCCTGTGGGAGGAACCGGATCCGCATCTCCGCCGGCGGAGAACCGCCCGGCGGCCGGGGAGGCCGCCCCCGCTGCCGGGGGAGAGGAACCCGCGGTGGCCGCCGAGCCGCAGCCCGTGGACGTCCTGGTGATCGGCGCCCACCCCGATGACGCGGAGATCGGCATGGGCGGCACCCTGGTGAAACTCCACCGCCTGGGTTACCGCATCGGGGTGATCGACCTGACCCGGGGCGAGCTGGGCAGCAAGGGAACCCCCGAGCGGCGGGCCCAGGAAGCGGCCGCCGCCGCCCGGGTGTACGGCGCCCGGTTCCGGCTCAATCTCAACCTGGGGGACAACCGCGTGGAAGACTCGCCCGCCCTGGGACGCAAGGTCGCCGCCCTGATCCGCCGCTGCCGGCCGCGGCTGGTCTTCACCCACCACGGCGACGACCGCCACCCCGACCACCGGGGGGCGTCCTCCCTGGTCCGGCGGGCGGTGTTCCAGGCGGCCCTGCGGAACCTGGATCTGGGCGAGCCCTACCACCTGGTGGATGCGTTGCTGTTCTTCCCCGTCAACGAGTGGGTCGAACCCCGCTTCGTCGTCGACGTCACCGAGACCTTCGCAGGCAAGCTGGAGGCGATGCGCGCCTTCGCCAGCCAGTTCGTCGAGCCGACGGCTCCCATCGACCACAAGTACTTCGGCGTCGAAGACTACCTGGAGGCCGCGGTGGTCCGGGCGCGGCACTACGGGTTGCGCATCGGCGTCCGGTACGGGGAGGCGTTCGTGGCCGACGCGGTGCCCGTGGCCGACCCGGTGGCCGCCTTCCGCCGCTAG
- the nhaA gene encoding Na+/H+ antiporter NhaA: MTGGANRVRPVVAGRWQEFLASEAGAGLLLIVSALVAMVWANSPAYGTYQHLKELPIAVAVGPAVLEMSLAEWVKHGLMSVFFLVVGLEIKRELLAGELADRRRAVLAVVAAAGGMVAPAIIYNLLNAGGPGAPGWGIPMATDIAFALGVLSLLGSRVPLGLKVFLTAVAIVDDLGAVLVIALFYSGGLQAGPLLLMAAALAAALVYGTVARGRRLGIYLGLGLVAWYGSLRGGISPSVAAVLLAFTVPMGSPERRSEAGDGAHSGAGHRAAGGAGDGAGGEGEPSPLHRLEHLLSPWVTYGILPLFALLTAGVSLKAAALTRVTTGAFLGLLLGKPIGLLGSSWLAVRLGWASLPAGTGWAAMAGAGLLAGIGFTMSLFIAGLAFDGTPYLDQAKIGVLSASTVAGLAGLGVLGLTTSARR, translated from the coding sequence GTGACGGGAGGGGCGAACCGCGTCCGCCCGGTGGTAGCGGGTCGATGGCAGGAGTTCCTGGCCAGCGAGGCAGGAGCCGGGCTGCTGCTGATCGTCAGCGCTCTGGTGGCCATGGTGTGGGCCAATTCCCCAGCCTACGGGACCTATCAGCATCTGAAGGAGCTGCCCATTGCCGTGGCGGTGGGGCCAGCGGTGCTGGAGATGTCCCTGGCCGAGTGGGTCAAGCACGGCCTCATGTCCGTGTTCTTCCTGGTCGTGGGCCTCGAGATCAAACGGGAACTCCTGGCCGGGGAGCTGGCCGATCGGCGCCGCGCGGTCCTGGCGGTGGTCGCCGCCGCCGGCGGCATGGTGGCACCGGCCATCATCTACAACCTGCTGAACGCCGGCGGACCCGGCGCGCCGGGTTGGGGCATTCCCATGGCGACGGACATCGCCTTTGCGCTGGGCGTCCTGAGCCTGCTGGGGTCCCGGGTGCCCTTGGGGCTCAAGGTGTTCTTGACCGCCGTGGCCATCGTGGACGACCTGGGCGCCGTGCTGGTCATCGCCCTGTTCTACAGCGGGGGCCTGCAGGCGGGACCCCTGCTCCTGATGGCGGCGGCCCTGGCCGCGGCGCTGGTCTACGGCACGGTGGCTCGCGGCCGTCGGCTGGGGATCTACCTCGGTTTGGGCCTGGTGGCGTGGTACGGCTCGCTGCGCGGGGGCATCAGTCCCTCGGTGGCCGCCGTGCTCCTGGCCTTCACCGTGCCCATGGGATCGCCGGAACGTCGCTCGGAGGCCGGCGACGGCGCCCACAGCGGGGCCGGTCACCGGGCCGCCGGCGGGGCCGGTGACGGGGCCGGCGGCGAGGGGGAACCCAGCCCGCTGCACCGCCTGGAACACCTCCTCAGCCCCTGGGTGACTTACGGCATCCTGCCCCTGTTTGCCCTGCTCACCGCCGGGGTGTCCCTGAAGGCGGCCGCCCTCACCCGGGTCACCACCGGTGCGTTCCTGGGTCTTTTGCTGGGCAAACCTATCGGACTTCTGGGGTCGAGCTGGCTGGCCGTCCGCCTGGGGTGGGCGTCCCTGCCCGCCGGCACCGGCTGGGCCGCCATGGCCGGCGCCGGCCTGCTGGCCGGCATCGGCTTCACCATGTCCCTGTTCATCGCGGGCCTGGCCTTCGACGGGACACCCTACCTGGATCAGGCCAAGATCGGCGTGCTGTCCGCGTCCACCGTGGCCGGCCTGGCGGGACTGGGTGTATTGGGGCTCACCACGTCCGCACGCCGGTAA
- a CDS encoding potassium/proton antiporter, whose amino-acid sequence MGVALLLGVALTWLADRVALPALVLFLGLGMLVGSDGLGWIDFDNARLAQQVGTVALALILFEGGLASRWAELRPVLAPGLALATAGVAISAAVVGGVAALLPGLDLAHGLLIGAIVGSTDAAAVFAILRRTPLPRKLAATLELESGTNDPVAIFLTDLFVRMVIEPVTPLEGAELLLRQLGFGAVAGWVAGRAGAAAMNRLSADSSYPYMLLSTGVALTAFGAAAVPGGSGFLAVYLAGLLVSRHAPVYRLTVVRFHEGLSWVAQVGMFVLLGLLVFPSQLPSVAGGALAITAALMLVARPLAIWICTLPWPFRWQERLFLGWAGLRGAVPIVLATVPLAAGVERSWFLFHVVFFVVLASVAVQGTTLAPLARWLGLTAPGAAPAEPRLELAPVGRPPVGLIHVQVSEGSPAAGRSLAQVNLPPGATVTMLLRDGQVIPPRGRTVLHPGDSLYVLVQQRDVEPVVALLTGTGNGNDASGPAAASPR is encoded by the coding sequence TTGGGCGTCGCCCTGCTGCTGGGGGTCGCATTGACCTGGCTGGCCGACCGGGTCGCCTTACCCGCCCTGGTCCTGTTTTTGGGCCTGGGCATGCTGGTGGGCAGCGACGGCCTGGGCTGGATCGACTTCGACAACGCCCGGCTGGCCCAGCAGGTGGGAACGGTCGCCCTTGCCCTGATCCTGTTCGAGGGCGGCCTGGCCTCGCGCTGGGCGGAGCTGCGGCCCGTCCTGGCTCCGGGACTGGCCCTGGCGACCGCCGGGGTGGCGATCTCCGCTGCCGTGGTGGGCGGCGTGGCCGCCCTGCTGCCGGGGCTGGATCTGGCCCACGGGCTGCTCATCGGCGCCATCGTCGGGTCCACCGACGCCGCGGCCGTCTTCGCCATCCTGCGCCGGACGCCGCTGCCCCGCAAACTGGCCGCCACCCTGGAGCTGGAGTCGGGGACCAACGACCCTGTGGCCATCTTTCTCACGGACTTGTTCGTCCGCATGGTGATCGAACCGGTCACCCCGCTGGAGGGAGCGGAACTGCTCCTGCGCCAGTTGGGGTTCGGTGCCGTGGCAGGGTGGGTGGCGGGGCGCGCCGGGGCCGCCGCCATGAACCGCCTGTCCGCCGACTCCAGTTATCCCTACATGCTGCTGAGCACGGGCGTCGCCCTGACCGCCTTCGGCGCCGCCGCGGTCCCGGGCGGCAGCGGGTTTCTGGCGGTCTACCTGGCCGGGCTGCTGGTCAGCCGCCATGCCCCCGTGTACCGGCTGACGGTGGTCCGCTTCCACGAGGGGCTCAGCTGGGTGGCCCAGGTGGGCATGTTCGTCCTGCTGGGGCTCCTGGTCTTTCCTAGCCAGTTGCCCTCGGTGGCCGGTGGCGCCCTGGCCATCACGGCGGCGCTGATGCTGGTGGCCCGGCCCCTGGCCATCTGGATCTGCACCCTGCCCTGGCCCTTCCGCTGGCAGGAGCGGCTGTTTCTGGGCTGGGCCGGCCTGCGCGGCGCCGTGCCCATCGTGCTGGCCACGGTGCCCCTGGCCGCAGGGGTCGAACGCAGTTGGTTCCTCTTTCACGTGGTCTTCTTCGTGGTGCTCGCGTCGGTGGCCGTGCAGGGCACCACCCTGGCGCCTCTGGCGCGGTGGCTGGGCCTGACGGCACCCGGTGCGGCACCGGCAGAACCCCGGCTGGAGCTGGCCCCGGTGGGTCGCCCGCCCGTGGGCCTGATCCACGTGCAGGTGTCGGAGGGTTCGCCCGCTGCGGGGCGCAGCCTGGCGCAGGTCAACCTGCCCCCGGGTGCGACGGTGACCATGCTGCTGCGGGACGGGCAGGTGATCCCGCCCCGGGGCCGGACGGTGCTCCATCCCGGGGACAGCCTCTACGTGCTGGTCCAGCAGCGGGACGTGGAGCCGGTGGTGGCGCTGCTCACGGGGACGGGGAACGGGAACGATGCGTCCGGGCCGGCCGCCGCATCTCCCCGGTGA